The genomic interval CATGCAACGCTCTTTTCTTCTCCACAGCTGTCCTCTTGCTGACAGGATGCCACGCTGATGGCCTGGCTCAGAGAAGTGATGAGGGAGGTCAGGCCGATGAGGTAGCCGTCCTCTCTGCTCCCCTCGGCCCACGGGACGTTGTGTCGGAGCTCGCTGGCCTCAGGCACCGGGGTCGTCTTCCCAAAGTCTATCATCCACACGTTGGCCTTGCTGCTGTGGTCGTGGACGAAGAGAAGCGAGCTGCCAATCAACTGATCAGGCCAAACacagagataataataatatcagtaaaaagcacatttttttcaaaatgattttGTCTCTATATGTAAACCAACCTCATGGGTTCTGAAGAAAAGTGAATTCTTCAGTGCATCACTCAGGGCCAGGAGTCTGGAGTGGTACGCTTTCTGTGAGCAGACGGGTATAGAGTTGTGGTTTAACAGCAACAATTAGTACACACATGGCAGGATAAAAGATTAATGTAACAAACTGAGGAGAATGAACATCAAATGAATAAGTAAGAGGAATCAGTAGCAAAGATTAGAGAAGTAAAAGGGAAAATCAGTGGAATGATAActttttcagtttttgttttagtttgaaattcctttttattaatcttttattcaatcttcattaaccctctgagacccacaatagaccagtttttgtcttttttaggggggtctttagggggagatagcaggtcaacagtatatgtcacatagaagtggtgtacatcatccgAAAGCTGGGAATCTGAAGATTAATtggagatgcagctcagcactgtgtgtcaagttgttgaagtcattaataagaaataaaaattagttaattcattatttaaaattaattgtaaaattgtataagggtttagaacaatatgatagaagtatatgatgatcatccccatgctttattatgtctcataagttgttgcagcaaatgTTGGGTTGATATCATATGTTAAAGAGATTTGGAGCTAAATTAGACAATTTTTTACTTGTCGAGAATTGATAAACATGAtcaataccacattaagacaccaagaccttgaggggactaacatcatcacacatgatctttacagtgatacccaatttatgtaattccaacacTGTTTAGTGACCCCagtgtgcagaaatattcaaatatagcattttagaataggcgaaaataacacatttattctgcatgaaaagaaatgagtgttttttgaccaaaactgcatgtgattatcataaagtgggcatgtctgtaaaggggagactcgtgggtacccatagaacccattttcatccacatatcttgaggtcagaggtcaagggacccctttgaaaatggtcatgccagtttttccttcccaaaatttagcccaactttggagcgttatttagcctccttcccatgTCATGGTTggtattctagtttcatatgatatctgtgtgtcttcactctagccctaaaactgaacctataGAGCCTCTGAAAGCCAGTCGGGATCCCGCGGGTCTCTGAGGGTAAAAACGTTTAAAGACAATGCCTGCATGCCgaatgttgtggtatttttgTGTACACACAGATAACTGTCTTTAGATATGTACAGCTGGCATCAGTGCATTGATTATGTATTGGAAGTTGAATATGGTTCGATCATGTCACACTTCACCCACAGGGCGGCAACTGGAAACACTAAAAACGAATAAATATAcaatcttttttattaaatttcagTTTTTGAGTCTGTTTTCATTAGGTTTAATCATTATTATTCAGTCATTGATTCCTTGATTTTGTTCTAGATTGTTTTTCTGTTAATCATAATATGATTTAGGACATGTTTTCTAAAGGAAGAGTAGTGTAATTAGCAGTGTAACTAGTGTTTCCATAACAGACAGGACTGACCAGCATGTCCAGCTGACTCCTGGTGAAGTAGAGCAATGCCTCCGTGACCTGAGCTAAAGTCTGAATTTTCCTGAAGTCCCGTTTGACACTGCCATCCTCCATCTGACTCACAGAGAAGAAACACAACAGCACAGACAAGGCACATTTGAACACTTGTTGATAACTTAACAGTTCAGTTAAATAGGTATTTTTGGGGCAAAAGTGGCAATTATACAAACAAATTTCTTTCAGCTCTAAGGACAGGAATGAGAAATATGCAGCAAAGTGGAGAGACGACTTGGAATACATTGTTAATGTGGACAGATCTTGAAGTAAAGCACACACCATGTACAcgattctcacacacacagcacacataCTATTTATGTGTCTGAGAATGAATTTGTTGCTTGTAAATTAGATTAGATAATGCTGCATTGTAGGAATATAcatttgatttgtgtttttttttatattttattattattattttacatatataagagtcatttgatttgttgactaaaatgtgacaaaaggGATTTATGGCCTTTCCTCTCCTACCATGATGCCTTCTATCCTGATGCCCAGCACAGACGTAGAGCTGGTTGTATCCCTCCACTGAAGGTATCGCCACTTGGTCACCGCTTTCTGTGCGTGTTCCTCCGCTGACGGAGCGGACGGGTCTATTTTCACCATCTTCTGGTACATGTCACTCCGCAGGGAGGCCTTAGTCCGGGCTTTGATCGCTTCCTCCTCCTGATATGTCCTGAGAAGGAAACTCTCATGTTGTACATAAAAACATACTGATTTTACACTCATCTAATCAAAAGCACACTCATTTTCTACAATGTAAGTCAGTGTATAAGCTGGTCACCTAGAAAGAAATAATTGCTCTCAAACCTACCTGACTCCCATCTTGCAGTCCATGATGACAGGTCTCCTCAGGCCGCTCAGCAGGTCTTCCAGGCGGATGTAGCAGTGCTCCCCCTTGGTGACCAGGCCGTGGTACTGTGGGACGAAAGGTCTCAGCGGGTCTCTCATCAGGTATTCCAGACACTTTGCCTCCGCTTCACTGTACAGTTTCaacacctcccctccctcgctCAGCTTTAAGTTGCCTGGTGACGGCAGCAACAACGGGCAGAATTATTAGCTATCCACGTGTTTAATAAAACAAGAAGGCGGATATCGTCATTAGTTGTGTGATTATCCTGTTTAACTTTAGTGAACAATTAGAGCTACATATTGTAGTCCTCTATGAGATGATAAGCCCTTACTTAGAGATCTTTGACTTGATGAAATGTGCTCTAAAACACACTGAATAAACTCAAGGTGTATGATGGTCAAACTAAAATAAAGACTGATTTCGTTAGGTCCTGAAAAGCTGACATTCTGGAGATAGTAGTGTAGAGATACACACTGTCAGATAAGTGTTAATTTTAGTGTTGAGAGCCTCTCATATTCATCTGTAGACTTTCTGAGTGCCTGTACGTGTCTGTTTTGGACGAACATGCCTTGATGTCCAGCCAGCTGCACCCAGGAGCTCTGCCGCCGCAGCGACCAGTGCATCATGGTCAGGTAGGTTTTCCAGGAGTGGCTCTGAGGCACAGAGCAGATTATATGTTGATGTCTTCATGCAAGCGAACAGGGTGTGGAGTCTATATTTCAGTGTGTATTGTTTTTAATGAGcacacagagaaacaacatTCACCTGCAGGCTATTCAGAGTTCACCTGAACCTGAATGTCTGCATGCATGCAAATGGGAAAGCCCCAGCCAGCAAGCAGAGTTCAACCAGGACCTGGttgctgtgaggtgacagtgcttAGCTAATGCTCAGGAGTATGGGGTTCCCATGTTTAAGGAATCCTCTGTGATTTTCTTACAGcacacattttgacttgtcacggtaggaaaagcacaggtgttactaacaTTAGCTATGGCTCTGTTgcattcaagtgtcccagtaaaccaTAGTAGTGTGACAGCGAGCCAGCATGCActagcagctaaatggaatgcaaccatcattcattttttttatttacacctTTTTCATCTTGTGACATGTCAAActgtcttctgtgaaaaaggcctgtcGAGCAACTCAAGGCCATTTCTTTGGACAACAGCATATTAAGGCCCACAACCCTCTGAAGAGACATTTGTTGGGgcacattatacagtataaacacctctgaaaggaaaagtgtgtaggatttaatgGCATCTATCGGCAAAGTGACCAACTGAGTGCATGTTAAAAACTGTTATGAGTCTCAGTGCGTTCGGTGTTTACAAACAGCGCATACCTCGACAGTTATGATCTCTTTTGTATATACACAAAACAGCTGCCACCAGACGCAGGCATGGCCAATGAAAAAGAAGCGAAAGCAGACCTGAGCATGCTCAGTAGAGGCGCTGTCACAAAATGACAAGTTTGTAGTTTGAAGATGTATAATCTAGACCATTTCACCTGTTGTAAACAtaaacagtttatttcctgttgcagtgtatgtaaatgacatcagctgacaggaagtaaacatggacccaagctgttgccaagcaacgcaattccgttgaaacaGTCTACATAATATTTAAGACTTAATCCTTCAAATTGATGATGGAGATGTTTGCATCCTAAATGTTGCTATTTTTGTCACAGAGATGACATGTTTTGAAGATGCTTATTTCTCAtttacagtattatatatatcttttattCAGTCCTTACAGGCTTACTGCAAAATGCAGACTGCACTGAGAAGGTCTACTCCCTAGTCCTCCTCTCACTGTGTGCTTCCCTCTACTCTCatatctgcagcagcagcagcagcaggcatgCAAACAGCATTCAAATCTGACCTTGTCAAAGTCCTCTTTCAAGCCCATGCAAATCACCAGGACCACAGGCGCAAAGAACAGTTGTGAAATATAGTTTTAGTAAG from Sebastes fasciatus isolate fSebFas1 chromosome 10, fSebFas1.pri, whole genome shotgun sequence carries:
- the LOC141775900 gene encoding inositol-trisphosphate 3-kinase A, whose amino-acid sequence is MTDDNHMDMETENKRTMDIDFSAGLSDETHQHLTASEGPSSSCKRTRVRSRPTLQSTKSFPPYSQCIGGLGEDEDNELNSESSNVMKDERTEVFQGTERKEDFELKARCARDEVKAKWRMRRKERIGGSYEGDPDGCERARWKDKEREGGANSVWKRWRGRNSSFEIERKEDEERKRCPVSAAEGEDEGSGETPERKDEEAEELPGMIEGSTAHPWSSPHPILSRLLHSSSSTSSSSCSSINLSSAESDEVFSEGEDVGSKRRAFRKSHSWKTYLTMMHWSLRRQSSWVQLAGHQGNLKLSEGGEVLKLYSEAEAKCLEYLMRDPLRPFVPQYHGLVTKGEHCYIRLEDLLSGLRRPVIMDCKMGVRTYQEEEAIKARTKASLRSDMYQKMVKIDPSAPSAEEHAQKAVTKWRYLQWRDTTSSTSVLGIRIEGIMMEDGSVKRDFRKIQTLAQVTEALLYFTRSQLDMLKAYHSRLLALSDALKNSLFFRTHELIGSSLLFVHDHSSKANVWMIDFGKTTPVPEASELRHNVPWAEGSREDGYLIGLTSLITSLSQAISVASCQQEDSCGEEKSVA